From Pulveribacter suum, a single genomic window includes:
- a CDS encoding YbfB/YjiJ family MFS transporter encodes MEAATTEGTSFRHQPRAVALAGLLSLAVAMGVGRFAFTPLLPMMLADGVVTLAGGSWLATANYIGYLVGALACMALPWVARGWYGRWHPARLARAGLAATVLLTVAMALPLPATWPLLRFAAGVASAFVLLNISSWCMVRLSVLGQPALSALIFCGPGVGIALTGFMTSAMVAAHWRAAAGWAAFALLAALLCALVLPVVQGRAAQASNLQAGAAEGAPAPPASATARTLHAIAYGFAGLGYIVTATFLPVIARGALPPGSPWPDLFWPIFGVAATLGAVLGTRVRAAWDRRWLLAACYAMQAAGIALGLHWPTPAGFALGSALLGLPFTVITFFGFQEARRLWPAAVDSFAGLITATFGLGQIAGPPLAAALVAASGQASGFARALAAAAAVLVTGAAMYAFSAWRWPQGSVA; translated from the coding sequence ATGGAAGCTGCGACCACCGAGGGAACGTCGTTTCGCCACCAGCCGCGTGCCGTGGCGCTGGCCGGGTTGCTGTCCCTGGCGGTGGCCATGGGCGTGGGGCGCTTCGCCTTCACGCCGCTGCTGCCCATGATGCTGGCCGACGGCGTGGTCACCCTGGCCGGCGGAAGCTGGCTGGCCACGGCCAACTACATCGGCTACCTCGTCGGCGCGCTGGCGTGCATGGCGCTGCCCTGGGTGGCGCGCGGGTGGTACGGCCGCTGGCACCCGGCGCGGCTGGCGCGCGCGGGCCTGGCGGCCACGGTGCTGCTCACCGTGGCCATGGCGCTGCCGCTGCCGGCCACTTGGCCGCTGCTGCGTTTCGCCGCGGGCGTGGCCAGCGCCTTCGTGCTGCTCAACATCTCCTCGTGGTGCATGGTGCGGCTGAGCGTGCTGGGCCAGCCGGCGCTGAGCGCGCTGATCTTCTGCGGGCCGGGCGTGGGCATTGCGCTGACCGGCTTCATGACCAGCGCCATGGTCGCGGCGCACTGGCGCGCGGCGGCGGGCTGGGCGGCGTTCGCGTTGCTGGCGGCGCTGCTGTGCGCCCTGGTGCTGCCGGTGGTGCAGGGACGCGCGGCGCAGGCTTCCAATCTACAGGCGGGCGCGGCCGAAGGGGCGCCCGCGCCGCCGGCCAGCGCTACGGCGCGCACGCTGCACGCCATCGCCTACGGCTTCGCCGGCCTGGGCTACATCGTCACAGCCACCTTCCTGCCCGTGATCGCCCGCGGCGCGCTGCCGCCGGGATCGCCCTGGCCTGACCTGTTTTGGCCCATCTTCGGCGTGGCCGCGACGCTGGGCGCGGTGCTGGGCACGCGCGTGCGCGCCGCGTGGGACCGCCGCTGGCTGCTCGCGGCGTGCTACGCCATGCAGGCCGCGGGCATCGCACTGGGGCTGCACTGGCCCACGCCGGCGGGCTTCGCGCTGGGCAGCGCGCTGCTGGGCCTGCCGTTCACGGTGATCACGTTCTTCGGCTTCCAGGAGGCGCGGCGCCTGTGGCCAGCGGCGGTGGACAGCTTCGCCGGCCTGATCACGGCCACCTTCGGCCTGGGGCAGATCGCAGGCCCGCCCCTGGCGGCCGCGCTGGTCGCCGCCAGTGGCCAGGCCAGCGGCTTTGCGCGCGCATTGGCTGCGGCCGCTGCGGTGCTGGTGACGGGCGCTGCCATGTATGCGTTTTCGGCCTGGCGCTGGCCGCAGGGGTCCGTGGCCTGA